One Pseudomonas fluorescens genomic region harbors:
- a CDS encoding carbonic anhydrase translates to MKALIDGFLKFQNEAFPQRTELFRHLATTQQPGTLFITCSDSRVVPELLTQQEPGELFVIRNAGNIVPSYSPHPGGVSATVEYAVAVLGVSDIVICGHSDCGAMTAIAKCTCMDHLPAVSGWLQHAESAKVVNEARSHASDAAKLSSMVRENVIAQLANIQTHPSVRLAQEKGLLNLHGWVYDIETGSIDALSSDRRTFVPLAEQPATCAIHAQSVDAA, encoded by the coding sequence ATGAAAGCCTTGATCGACGGTTTCCTGAAATTCCAGAACGAAGCCTTCCCACAACGCACCGAGCTGTTCAGACACCTGGCGACGACGCAGCAACCTGGCACGCTGTTCATCACCTGTTCCGACAGCCGCGTAGTGCCGGAGCTTTTGACCCAACAAGAACCCGGCGAGCTGTTCGTGATCCGTAATGCCGGCAATATCGTACCGTCCTACAGCCCGCATCCGGGCGGCGTTTCGGCGACGGTGGAATATGCAGTGGCGGTACTCGGCGTGAGCGACATCGTAATCTGCGGTCACTCCGATTGCGGCGCAATGACCGCGATTGCGAAATGCACGTGCATGGACCACCTGCCCGCCGTCAGTGGCTGGTTACAACATGCCGAATCGGCAAAAGTGGTGAACGAGGCACGGTCGCACGCCAGTGACGCAGCGAAACTGAGCTCCATGGTGCGGGAAAACGTCATCGCGCAACTGGCGAACATTCAGACCCACCCGAGCGTGCGTCTGGCGCAGGAAAAAGGCCTGCTGAATTTGCATGGCTGGGTGTATGACATCGAGACCGGCTCGATCGACGCACTGTCGTCTGATCGGCGCACCTTTGTACCGCTGGCCGAGCAACCGGCGACCTGCGCGATCCACGCCCAATCAGTGGATGCTGCCTGA
- a CDS encoding SDR family oxidoreductase, with the protein MSKTQLFDLDGKIAFVSGASRGIGEAIAKLLAQQGAHVIVSSRKLDGCQHVADAIIAAGGKATAVACHIGEMEQIAQVFAGIKEQFGRLDILVNNAATNPQFCNVLDTDLGAFQKTVDVNIRGYFFMSVEAGKLMRENGGGSIINVASINGISPGIFQGIYSVTKAAVINMTKVFAKECAQFGIRCNALLPGLTDTKFASALVKNDAILKQALTQIPLKRVADPSEMAGAVLYLASDASSYTTGVALNVDGGFLS; encoded by the coding sequence ATGTCCAAGACACAGTTGTTCGACCTCGACGGCAAAATCGCATTCGTTTCCGGCGCCAGCCGCGGCATCGGTGAAGCCATCGCCAAACTGCTGGCCCAGCAAGGCGCCCACGTCATCGTTTCGAGCCGCAAACTCGACGGCTGTCAGCACGTGGCTGACGCGATCATCGCCGCCGGCGGCAAAGCCACCGCGGTGGCCTGCCACATCGGCGAAATGGAGCAAATCGCGCAAGTGTTCGCCGGGATCAAGGAGCAGTTCGGCCGCCTCGATATTCTGGTCAACAATGCGGCGACCAACCCGCAGTTCTGCAACGTACTCGACACCGACCTCGGCGCGTTCCAGAAGACTGTGGACGTGAACATTCGCGGTTACTTCTTCATGTCCGTGGAAGCCGGCAAGCTGATGCGGGAAAACGGTGGCGGCAGCATCATCAACGTCGCGTCGATCAACGGTATATCACCGGGGATTTTCCAGGGCATCTACTCGGTGACCAAAGCCGCGGTGATCAACATGACCAAAGTTTTCGCCAAGGAATGCGCGCAGTTCGGCATCCGCTGCAACGCACTGCTGCCAGGCCTGACCGACACCAAATTCGCTTCAGCACTGGTAAAAAACGATGCAATCCTCAAGCAGGCATTGACGCAGATCCCGCTCAAGCGTGTGGCCGATCCAAGTGAAATGGCCGGCGCGGTGCTTTATTTGGCCAGCGATGCGTCGAGCTACACCACCGGAGTCGCGCTGAACGTGGATGGCGGATTCCTGTCCTGA
- the cynS gene encoding cyanase: protein MQQSHAYNDTSLALTTRILDAKARKDFSWQDLADGTGLSLAYVTAALLGQHPLPENAAKVVGDKLELPADDVAAMQIIPLRGSLGGVPTDPTIYRFHEMIQIYGTTLKALVHEQFGDGIISAINFKLDIKKVEDPEGGSRAVVTLDGKFLPLRPF from the coding sequence ATGCAACAGTCCCACGCCTATAACGACACCAGCCTGGCCCTGACCACCCGCATTCTCGACGCCAAGGCACGTAAAGACTTCTCGTGGCAGGATCTCGCTGACGGCACCGGCCTCAGCCTGGCTTATGTCACCGCCGCCCTGCTCGGCCAGCATCCACTGCCGGAAAACGCCGCCAAGGTCGTCGGCGACAAACTTGAACTGCCCGCCGACGATGTGGCAGCGATGCAGATCATTCCCTTGCGCGGCAGCCTTGGCGGCGTGCCGACTGATCCGACCATCTACCGCTTTCACGAGATGATTCAGATCTATGGCACTACCCTTAAAGCCCTGGTTCACGAGCAGTTCGGCGACGGCATCATCAGCGCAATCAACTTCAAACTGGACATCAAAAAAGTCGAAGACCCGGAAGGCGGCTCCCGCGCTGTGGTCACCCTCGACGGTAAATTCCTGCCGCTGCGTCCGTTCTGA
- a CDS encoding DUF1652 domain-containing protein: MTNLAQLRAQLEQSFAPLSCECSADGDHSLTVKLYHPVSGQVDLVISGLNLAALRTPEALQSLIEELRYELQSNNLRSSTDTDMA, encoded by the coding sequence ATGACCAATCTTGCGCAATTGCGCGCGCAGCTGGAGCAAAGCTTCGCGCCATTGTCGTGCGAGTGCTCGGCCGATGGTGATCATTCACTGACTGTGAAGCTTTACCACCCGGTATCCGGGCAAGTGGATCTGGTGATCAGCGGGTTGAATCTTGCCGCGTTGCGCACTCCAGAGGCCTTGCAGTCGCTGATCGAAGAACTGCGCTACGAACTGCAAAGCAATAACCTGCGAAGCTCCACTGACACGGATATGGCGTAG
- a CDS encoding phosphotransferase family protein, giving the protein MALTDQSTRIRAGEELDASLIDPYLKAHIPRLSGTPTISQFPGGASNLTYLLEYPEQEFVLRRPPFGHKAKSAHDMGREFRILNQLRDGFPYCPKAYVHCTDESVIGAEFYVMERVKGIILRSDLPPELGLDSAKTEALCKSFIDRFVELHRVDYNACGLGDLGKPEGYVARQIKGWSERYEKALTPDAPHWEAVKTWLNEKMPADHPTSSIVHNDYRFDNVILDPQNPMQIIGVLDWELTTLGDPLMDLGNTLAYWIQADDPAPVQLMRRQPSHAPGMLTRREFVDYYAERAGIQIDNFDFYYTYGLFRLAGIVQQIYYRFYHGQTQDKRFAQFIHMNKLLEQMSLQVIQKSSL; this is encoded by the coding sequence ATGGCGCTTACTGACCAGTCCACCCGTATCCGCGCTGGCGAAGAACTTGATGCCAGCCTGATCGATCCGTACCTGAAGGCGCACATTCCACGCCTGAGCGGCACCCCAACGATCAGTCAGTTTCCCGGCGGCGCGTCGAATCTGACCTATCTGCTGGAATACCCCGAGCAGGAATTTGTCCTGCGCCGTCCACCGTTCGGGCATAAGGCCAAATCCGCCCACGACATGGGCCGCGAGTTCCGCATCCTCAATCAGTTGCGCGATGGCTTTCCGTATTGCCCGAAAGCCTACGTGCATTGCACCGATGAATCGGTGATCGGCGCCGAGTTCTACGTGATGGAGCGGGTCAAGGGGATCATTCTGCGCTCGGATCTGCCGCCGGAGCTGGGCCTCGACTCGGCGAAAACCGAAGCTCTGTGCAAGAGTTTCATCGACCGTTTCGTCGAGCTGCACCGGGTCGATTACAACGCCTGCGGGCTCGGCGATCTGGGCAAGCCTGAAGGTTATGTCGCCCGGCAGATCAAAGGCTGGAGCGAGCGCTACGAAAAAGCCCTGACCCCGGACGCGCCGCACTGGGAAGCGGTGAAAACCTGGCTCAACGAAAAGATGCCCGCCGATCATCCGACTTCGAGCATCGTGCACAACGACTATCGTTTCGACAACGTGATCCTCGACCCGCAGAACCCGATGCAGATCATCGGCGTGCTCGACTGGGAATTGACCACACTCGGCGATCCCCTGATGGACCTGGGCAACACGCTCGCCTACTGGATTCAGGCGGACGACCCGGCGCCGGTGCAACTGATGCGCCGTCAGCCGAGCCACGCGCCCGGCATGCTCACTCGCCGGGAATTCGTTGATTATTACGCTGAACGCGCGGGCATCCAGATCGACAATTTCGACTTCTATTACACCTATGGCCTGTTCCGCCTGGCCGGCATCGTCCAGCAGATCTACTACCGCTTCTACCATGGTCAGACCCAGGACAAACGCTTCGCGCAGTTCATTCACATGAACAAACTGCTGGAGCAGATGAGCTTGCAGGTCATTCAGAAATCCAGCCTCTGA
- a CDS encoding helix-turn-helix transcriptional regulator translates to MSQEVLTTETNRRQLQQIIAGLSDGVILLELDQSILWANEAALAMHGVSRIGELGHNATEYAQRFSLRYRNNHTLSPENYPISRAARCEMFSDVLIEMSAVDDPERVWVHSVRSMILTDREGKPESLVLIMTDVTDWANAELRFEKTFNANPAPAVICRLSDLRYIKVNPGFLEMTGYTREQVIGTSAYEIDIYEQAERKELAIQRMRDVATIPQMQTDLRLPDGSSKQVIVAGQPLLLNDEDCMLFSFVDMELRHKAEVALRQSEERFAKAFRLTPVPILVCSADEQQVIDVNQAFLETLAYDGDEVFGKTVTQLDFIDDDGARTRLLAALAKNGRVDRVDVRVRKKDAQVLECALSADTVIIHDVPCYLLVLMDITERKRTELELVAAIEEVMKDASWFSRTLIEKLANVKKINSPQLPSVSFTDLTARERDVLALICEGLADKEIAARLKLAPNTVRNHVATVYSKLDVHSRSEAIVWARERGLFAGEWGAKGQR, encoded by the coding sequence CCTGACCACCGAAACCAATCGCCGTCAGTTGCAGCAGATCATCGCCGGGCTGTCCGACGGGGTGATTTTGCTGGAGCTGGACCAAAGCATCCTGTGGGCCAACGAAGCGGCACTCGCCATGCACGGTGTCAGCCGGATCGGTGAACTCGGCCACAACGCCACCGAGTACGCGCAGCGTTTCAGTCTGCGCTACCGCAACAACCACACGCTGTCCCCGGAAAATTATCCGATCAGCCGTGCGGCACGCTGCGAAATGTTCAGCGACGTATTGATTGAAATGTCCGCCGTTGACGATCCCGAGCGGGTCTGGGTGCACAGCGTGCGCAGCATGATCCTGACTGATCGCGAGGGTAAGCCCGAGTCGCTGGTGCTCATCATGACCGACGTCACCGATTGGGCCAACGCCGAGCTGCGCTTCGAAAAAACCTTCAACGCCAACCCGGCGCCGGCCGTGATCTGTCGGCTCAGCGATCTGCGCTACATCAAGGTCAATCCGGGGTTTCTGGAGATGACCGGTTATACCCGCGAGCAGGTGATCGGCACGTCGGCTTATGAAATCGACATTTATGAGCAGGCCGAGCGAAAAGAGCTGGCCATCCAGCGCATGCGCGACGTAGCAACCATCCCACAGATGCAGACAGATCTGCGGTTGCCCGATGGCAGCAGCAAGCAGGTGATCGTCGCCGGGCAGCCGCTGCTGCTTAACGACGAAGATTGCATGCTGTTCTCGTTCGTCGACATGGAACTGCGGCACAAGGCCGAGGTGGCGCTGCGCCAAAGCGAAGAGCGCTTTGCCAAGGCTTTTCGCCTGACCCCGGTGCCGATCCTGGTTTGCAGCGCCGATGAACAGCAGGTCATCGACGTCAACCAGGCGTTCCTCGAAACCCTGGCTTACGACGGCGACGAGGTGTTCGGTAAAACCGTGACGCAGCTGGACTTCATCGATGACGATGGCGCGCGCACGCGTTTGTTGGCAGCCCTGGCGAAAAACGGTCGGGTCGATCGCGTGGATGTGCGGGTGCGCAAGAAAGATGCGCAGGTGCTGGAATGCGCGCTGTCCGCCGATACAGTGATTATTCACGACGTGCCGTGCTATCTGCTGGTGTTGATGGACATCACCGAGCGTAAACGCACCGAACTCGAACTGGTGGCCGCCATTGAAGAGGTGATGAAAGACGCCTCATGGTTCAGCCGCACGCTGATCGAAAAACTGGCCAACGTGAAAAAGATCAATTCGCCGCAATTGCCGAGCGTGTCGTTCACTGACTTAACCGCCCGCGAGCGCGATGTGTTGGCGCTGATCTGTGAAGGTTTGGCGGACAAAGAGATCGCCGCGCGTCTCAAACTGGCGCCCAACACGGTGCGCAACCATGTGGCGACGGTGTATTCCAAACTTGACGTGCATAGCCGCAGCGAGGCGATTGTCTGGGCACGGGAGCGCGGTCTGTTTGCTGGCGAGTGGGGCGCCAAGGGGCAGCGGTGA
- the cynR gene encoding transcriptional regulator CynR: protein MLLRHLRYLLAVADHGGFTRAAEALHVSQPTLSQQIRQLEESLGVSLFDRSSRTIKATDAGAAYIECARRVLVELEAGKRALHDVRDLSRGTLRLAMTPTFMAYLVGPLVRDFAAQYPGIHLQIFELSMDDIEAGLMGDSLDVAIAFTPVRNSDIECIPAFTESLAVMVGREHPLYDSHSVLTVNDLAQLDFALLAPEFITRLSVDEFFRQHGITPKVRIEVNSVSTLLEVLRCSPMATMLPQAIATEDRALRSLRVEHEPPQRGAALLRRKNNYHSAAAVAFMNLVLETGNPV from the coding sequence GTGCTGTTGCGACATTTGCGTTATCTGTTGGCCGTTGCCGATCACGGCGGCTTCACCCGAGCGGCCGAGGCGCTGCATGTGTCGCAGCCGACGCTGTCGCAGCAGATCCGCCAGTTAGAGGAAAGCCTGGGCGTCTCTCTGTTTGATCGCAGTTCGCGCACGATCAAAGCCACCGATGCCGGCGCGGCTTACATCGAATGCGCGCGGCGGGTGCTGGTGGAACTGGAGGCGGGCAAGCGCGCCTTGCATGACGTGAGGGATCTATCGCGAGGAACGCTGCGCCTGGCAATGACGCCGACGTTCATGGCGTACCTCGTCGGGCCGTTGGTACGGGACTTCGCCGCGCAGTATCCGGGCATTCACTTGCAGATTTTCGAATTGTCGATGGACGATATCGAGGCAGGGCTGATGGGTGATTCGCTGGATGTTGCGATTGCATTCACGCCTGTGCGCAATTCGGACATCGAATGCATCCCGGCATTTACCGAGTCACTGGCGGTCATGGTCGGGCGCGAGCATCCGCTTTATGACAGCCATTCGGTGCTGACTGTGAATGACCTGGCGCAGCTGGATTTCGCCCTGTTGGCCCCTGAGTTCATCACGCGGTTATCGGTCGATGAGTTTTTTCGCCAACACGGGATTACGCCTAAGGTGCGGATCGAGGTGAACTCGGTCAGTACTTTGCTGGAGGTGTTGCGCTGTTCGCCAATGGCAACGATGTTGCCGCAAGCGATTGCGACAGAGGATCGAGCGCTGCGCAGTTTGCGCGTCGAGCATGAGCCGCCGCAGCGCGGAGCGGCGCTGTTGCGGCGCAAGAACAATTATCACAGCGCGGCAGCGGTGGCGTTTATGAATCTCGTCCTTGAAACCGGCAATCCCGTGTAG
- a CDS encoding HAAAP family serine/threonine permease, with protein sequence MNDQANSVDQRFDAAAPTELSSWNRQDTTWMLGLFGTAIGAGTLFLPINAGLGGFWPLVILALLAFPMTFYAHRGLTRFVLSGREGADITEVVEQHFGIKAGALITLLYFFAIFPILLIYSVGLTNTVASFLEHQLHITPPPRALLSFVLILGLLAVVRCGEQAIVKAMSLMVYPFIVALLFLAVYLIPHWNGGILATATHVPAPSALLHTLWLAIPVMVFSFNHSPIISAFAVDQKRRYGVHAEQRSSQILSRAHALMVLMVLFFVFSCVLTLSPEQLAEAKAQNLSILSYLANHFSNPTIAFAAPLIAFVAISKSFLGHYIGASEGLKGLIVKSGKRPGAKALDRIVAAFMLVVCWIVATLNPSILGMIETIGGPVIAAILFLMPMYAIRKVPAMARYRGQASNVFVTAVGLVAISALIYSLTA encoded by the coding sequence ATGAATGATCAGGCCAATAGCGTCGACCAGCGCTTCGATGCAGCAGCTCCAACCGAGCTGTCGAGCTGGAATCGCCAGGACACCACCTGGATGTTGGGACTGTTTGGGACGGCCATCGGCGCCGGTACTCTGTTTTTGCCGATCAACGCGGGGCTCGGTGGCTTCTGGCCGCTGGTGATCCTTGCGCTGCTGGCATTCCCGATGACGTTCTACGCGCATCGTGGCCTGACCCGTTTTGTGCTGTCCGGCCGCGAAGGCGCCGACATTACCGAAGTAGTCGAGCAGCATTTCGGCATCAAGGCCGGTGCGCTGATCACCTTGCTGTACTTTTTTGCGATCTTTCCGATCCTGCTGATCTACAGCGTCGGCCTGACCAACACGGTCGCCAGTTTCCTTGAGCATCAATTGCACATCACTCCGCCACCGCGCGCGTTGCTGTCGTTCGTGCTGATTCTGGGTCTGCTGGCCGTGGTGCGCTGTGGTGAACAGGCGATCGTCAAGGCCATGAGCCTGATGGTCTATCCATTCATCGTCGCGCTGCTGTTTCTCGCGGTGTATCTGATTCCGCACTGGAACGGCGGCATCCTCGCCACCGCGACGCACGTGCCGGCACCGTCAGCCTTGCTGCACACGCTGTGGCTGGCCATTCCGGTGATGGTGTTTTCGTTCAATCACTCGCCGATCATTTCGGCGTTTGCCGTGGACCAGAAGCGTCGCTATGGGGTTCACGCTGAACAACGCAGCTCGCAGATCCTTTCCCGTGCCCACGCCTTGATGGTGCTGATGGTGCTGTTTTTCGTGTTCAGCTGCGTATTGACGCTGTCGCCGGAGCAGCTGGCGGAAGCGAAAGCGCAGAATCTGTCGATCCTGTCTTACCTGGCGAACCACTTCAGCAATCCCACCATCGCATTCGCTGCGCCGTTGATTGCATTCGTGGCTATCTCCAAGTCATTCCTTGGCCATTACATCGGCGCGAGCGAAGGCCTAAAGGGCTTGATCGTCAAAAGTGGCAAGCGTCCGGGCGCCAAAGCCCTGGATCGCATCGTTGCTGCGTTCATGCTGGTCGTGTGCTGGATCGTGGCGACTCTGAATCCGAGTATTCTCGGCATGATCGAGACCATCGGGGGCCCGGTCATCGCGGCAATCCTGTTCCTGATGCCGATGTACGCGATCCGTAAAGTGCCGGCCATGGCGCGCTATCGCGGCCAGGCTTCCAACGTATTTGTCACGGCAGTCGGGCTCGTGGCTATCTCGGCGTTGATCTATTCGCTGACGGCATAA
- a CDS encoding tautomerase family protein, whose product MPLVRVDIHRNPDPTFAKRVGEHIYAALRSCIDVPEHDNFQILTEHDAQHFVYDPQYLGIQRSDGVVFIQITISEGRSVEKKQLLFKTIAESLHTHLAVRLEDVFINLMEVKKENWSFGNGIAQYVI is encoded by the coding sequence ATGCCACTCGTCCGCGTCGACATCCATCGAAATCCCGATCCTACTTTCGCCAAACGCGTCGGCGAACATATCTATGCGGCCCTGCGCAGCTGCATCGATGTGCCCGAGCACGACAATTTCCAGATCCTCACCGAGCATGACGCCCAGCACTTCGTCTATGACCCGCAATACCTCGGCATTCAGCGCAGCGACGGTGTGGTGTTCATTCAGATCACCATCAGCGAAGGGCGCTCGGTGGAAAAGAAACAACTGCTGTTCAAGACCATCGCCGAAAGCCTGCACACGCATCTGGCGGTGCGGCTGGAAGATGTGTTCATCAATTTGATGGAAGTCAAAAAAGAAAACTGGTCATTTGGTAACGGTATCGCCCAATACGTGATTTGA
- a CDS encoding aldehyde dehydrogenase family protein gives MSLALERLIAGTPIPFAGNRVTVVSPELAARFQPGDHLLVEQVSGELLLIPVADQHAASLAIERAAAAFSALSAVSDAAISQFFDLFAQRLESPDCWAQIEAANLADIERARARGRSTTRLLADERMRNDMIAGLRAWRDAQPTRGKVISCVEHDGWKVEQVVSPLGIVAFVFEGRPNVFADAAGVLRTGNTAVLRIGSDALGTAQAIVAHALNPALADAGLPAGAVSLVESVNHAAGWAMFADRRLSLAVARGSGRAVSQLGSIAQQAGTAVSLHGTGGAWLIADHAADATRFAAVVRNSLDRKVCNTLNVCLIQRGRAAELVPLFLEALQQAGTARGQSCKLHIVEGSQSYLPSEWQQGTVEVYRAEGYQTEALAEPLAESELGREWEWEETPEVSLMIVDDLDQAIALFNRYSPQFTVSLISEDAAAHERFYNAVNAPFVGNGITRWVDGQYALNKPELGLSNWESGRLFARSAILSGDGVFTVRSRMSQTDLSVKR, from the coding sequence ATGTCTCTCGCACTCGAACGTCTGATCGCTGGCACGCCGATCCCTTTCGCGGGCAACCGCGTCACCGTGGTCAGCCCTGAACTGGCCGCGCGGTTTCAGCCCGGCGACCACTTGTTGGTGGAGCAGGTGAGCGGCGAGTTGTTATTGATCCCCGTCGCGGATCAACACGCGGCGTCGCTGGCGATCGAGCGCGCGGCTGCAGCGTTCTCGGCATTGTCGGCAGTGTCCGACGCGGCGATCAGTCAGTTCTTCGATCTGTTCGCGCAGCGCCTGGAATCTCCCGATTGCTGGGCGCAGATCGAAGCGGCCAACCTGGCTGATATCGAACGGGCCAGGGCGCGCGGTCGCTCTACCACCCGACTGCTTGCCGATGAGCGTATGCGCAATGACATGATCGCCGGCCTGCGTGCCTGGCGTGATGCGCAGCCAACCCGGGGCAAGGTCATCAGTTGCGTCGAACACGATGGCTGGAAAGTCGAACAAGTGGTGTCGCCACTCGGCATCGTCGCCTTTGTTTTTGAAGGGCGGCCGAATGTATTTGCCGATGCGGCCGGGGTCCTGCGCACTGGCAACACTGCTGTGCTGCGGATCGGCAGCGATGCGTTGGGCACCGCGCAAGCGATCGTCGCTCATGCTTTGAACCCGGCTCTGGCCGATGCCGGTTTGCCAGCCGGGGCGGTGTCGCTGGTTGAAAGCGTCAATCATGCCGCCGGTTGGGCAATGTTTGCCGACCGACGTCTGTCGCTGGCAGTGGCGCGTGGCTCGGGCCGTGCAGTCAGTCAACTGGGCAGCATCGCGCAGCAGGCCGGCACCGCCGTCAGCCTGCATGGCACTGGTGGCGCGTGGCTGATTGCCGATCATGCAGCTGACGCAACACGCTTTGCGGCCGTGGTGCGCAACTCACTGGATCGCAAAGTGTGCAACACGCTCAATGTTTGCCTGATCCAGCGCGGGCGCGCGGCCGAGCTGGTGCCGTTGTTCCTCGAAGCGCTGCAGCAGGCGGGCACTGCGCGCGGGCAAAGCTGCAAGTTGCACATTGTCGAAGGCAGCCAAAGTTACCTGCCGAGCGAATGGCAGCAGGGGACAGTCGAGGTCTATCGCGCCGAGGGCTATCAAACCGAAGCCTTGGCCGAGCCCTTGGCCGAGTCCGAGTTGGGCCGCGAGTGGGAATGGGAAGAAACTCCAGAAGTCAGCCTGATGATCGTCGATGATCTGGATCAGGCCATCGCATTGTTCAACCGCTATAGCCCCCAATTCACAGTGTCGTTGATCAGTGAAGACGCTGCGGCTCATGAGCGCTTTTACAACGCAGTGAACGCGCCATTCGTGGGCAATGGCATCACCCGTTGGGTGGATGGCCAGTACGCACTGAATAAACCGGAGTTGGGACTTTCGAACTGGGAGAGCGGACGGCTGTTTGCGCGCAGCGCGATTCTGTCCGGTGACGGCGTGTTCACCGTGCGCAGCCGCATGAGCCAGACAGACCTCAGCGTAAAACGCTAA
- a CDS encoding 2-hydroxyacid dehydrogenase, with protein MPATVLVLVETINDYLPILEHQGFHLILAPTPTERAQAIASHGSRIDAVLTRGPLGLTAQEISALPALKIITVIGAGYEQVDLQAASNRGITVTNGAGVNASSVADHALAMLLALVRDIPRCDAAVRRGEWPKIMRPSLAGKHLGVLGLGAVGLAIAKRAHLGFDMEISYHSRQVRNEVPYTFCSTPTELARASDFLIVATPGGIGTQHLVTRAVLDALGPDGFIVNIARASVIATADLISALEQRRIAGAALDVFDHEPQVPDALKSLSNVLLTPHVAGLSPEATQGTVELVGKNLVAFFSGQPVLTPIALPPKHHNQRVH; from the coding sequence ATGCCCGCCACCGTTCTGGTACTGGTTGAAACCATCAATGACTATCTGCCCATCCTCGAACATCAAGGTTTCCACCTGATCCTCGCGCCAACGCCAACCGAACGTGCGCAAGCCATCGCCAGCCACGGCAGTCGCATCGATGCGGTATTGACGCGTGGCCCGCTGGGTCTGACTGCGCAGGAAATCAGCGCCCTGCCTGCGCTGAAGATCATCACGGTGATCGGCGCCGGTTACGAACAGGTCGACCTGCAAGCCGCCAGCAACCGTGGCATCACAGTGACCAACGGTGCCGGGGTCAATGCCTCGTCGGTGGCCGACCATGCGCTGGCGATGCTGCTGGCGCTGGTGCGCGATATTCCCCGCTGTGACGCGGCCGTGCGCCGCGGTGAATGGCCGAAGATCATGCGCCCGTCGCTGGCCGGCAAACACCTGGGAGTTCTCGGTTTGGGTGCGGTGGGTCTGGCAATTGCCAAACGGGCCCATCTGGGGTTCGACATGGAGATCAGCTATCACAGCCGTCAAGTGCGCAACGAGGTGCCGTACACCTTCTGCTCGACACCGACCGAACTGGCGCGAGCCTCGGACTTCCTCATCGTCGCCACGCCCGGCGGCATTGGCACCCAGCATCTGGTCACGCGGGCGGTGCTCGATGCGCTGGGGCCGGACGGCTTCATCGTCAATATTGCCCGCGCCAGTGTGATCGCCACGGCGGATCTGATCAGCGCGCTGGAACAACGACGAATTGCCGGCGCCGCACTGGATGTGTTCGATCACGAACCGCAAGTACCGGATGCCCTGAAAAGCTTGAGCAACGTGCTGCTCACACCTCACGTCGCGGGCCTGTCGCCGGAAGCCACCCAAGGCACCGTGGAACTGGTCGGCAAAAACCTCGTGGCGTTTTTCTCCGGGCAACCGGTGCTCACCCCGATCGCGCTTCCACCCAAGCACCATAACCAGCGCGTGCATTGA